The DNA segment ATCCAGCTCAGGAAGCGCCAGTTCTTCCTTATATGCGCTGAAATCCTCGAAGCTTCTGTGCATCCGTCCCTGAAGCGTCGGTTCGTCTTTATCATCGTTTGGGAAACCGCCGTCCGGAATACCGGAATGATGGCCTGCAATGCAGTATGCCATCATTAGCGCCATGGGAAAAACTTCATATTGCTCCCTGGCCGCCAGCGCCCCGCAGGTCGAATGTTCCACGCGGATGTTGGCTCCGTTGATCCGCTTTGCGAAGCTTGTCTGATATTTTCCGCAGTCATGCAGAAGTCCGACAGCATACATAAATGCCTTAAGCTCCGGCACCGCATACTCCCTGCACAAAGCCGCCGTGTTCTCGCTGTGCTCCTTCACGGTCTGAATTAAGCCAGTATGTTCGTTCCTGTGGGCAATGTATTTCTGCAATTGAGATCATCCTTTCGGAATCTGCAAGATTGGTTTGGTATATTCATATCATACTACTTCTTATGAATAAGTGCAACCCTTTTTTATATTTTTTATAAATAATATAACAAAGATAATAAAGGAGCTAACTCTCCCTATCCTCTCTTCCATCAAAAGCATGCCTGGTAATTTTCTTTTCTTCAGGGCAATTAACAGGTCTCTCGGCGGCGACTGCAACGTCATTTCCAAAAAATATGTACCCATCTGCTTTTCCGGAAAGCTGGCCGCGCACATTGGCCGCTCTTATTCCGATTTCTTTGCTTTTGAGGAAACTTGGCCGGCTGCCCGGTTATTCAATTTCATCTCTGTTCGTCAACAGAAAAATGACCATCATCAGACATTTTTCTGCCTGTGGTGGTCATTATACATAATATAACAATTTCTACTCACGCGATCTTTGCTTGACCGCGGCTTCCATATCATTTTAACTTATACGAAAAAGTTTCGCAACTTTTTTTACAAGTTTCTGCATGTACGTCTCCATTTTAAAAAAGTTCTTGAAAATCATTTTAATTGCCCTTACGATGGACTCAGCAGTTCAAAATATGGAGGGATAATCTATGAAAATTGAAGAATTTAAAAACATTACAATCGCATATATGCGGCGGACAGGCAGTTACGGCCCTGAAAACAAAATTCTTATGGAGAACTTCAAAGAATATTTAAAAGAGAAGCATCTTTTGGATCAGGACAGCGTTATTTTAGGAATCGCATTGGATAACCCCGCTGTCACTGAGAAAGACAAATTACGGTACGATGTTGGTCTTATCATCAGCGAAGACCGCAGCACAGAATTAAGCATACGCAAAATCCCAGACGGTATCTATGCTGTATTTGAACTTCCACATACGGAACAAGATGTTGCCTGCTTTTGGAGCAATATACAGCAATCGGCCGGCAATTTGCCAATAGACGAAACAAAACCAATCATTGAACGATATTCCGCCGACAAAATCGCAAAGCATTTATGCGAATTCTGCATACCGTTAAAAGCCGCGAAATTTTCCTGCCCCAAATACACGCTCATCCGCTGATGTTCAGATTTTGTTCTCCCCATTCTTTTATAACATCCAGCACAGGCAGAAAGCTCTTACCGAGGTCTGTTAAAGAATATTCCACTCTCGGCGGCACTTCTTTATAATCGAAACGGGAGATAAAACCATCCGCTTCTAATTCCCTCAGCTGTTTTGTCAAAGACGACTCCGTAATATCACCAATGTGCCGCCGAAGTTCCCCAAACCTTTGAATATTTTTGACACCCATATAATAGAGAATTTCCAACTTCCATTTCCCGCCTAACAACTTCTGTACGGTTGATATTGTTGCACAGCGTTCAATCGCTAATTTCTTTTTTCTCATCTTGCCACTCCCTTCCTTATACTCTATCCTATCATGCTTACATCAGAGAATCAATGTACTTCAAAAAAGTACAGTACTTTTCAAATTATTGTACATTGATATAATAGGGGGCACAGAACATGAAAGGAGCGATTTTTATGCACTATACAGGAACCATTTGGAGGCCGCCTTATGAGGTTTCCTCATTACTTTTGGAGGCCACAGCAGGCTGTACACATCATCAATGCAAATTCTGTACACTATATGATGATTTACCATTCAAATTTAAAATGACACCTCTGGAAGATATGGAATCCGACTTAAAGGAGGCAAAAGGGCAGCTCCGTCTTCTTATCGGTCATAAAATATCACGCATATTTTTGACTGGGGCAAATCCCTTTGTGTTAAAGGCTTCCCGCCTGTTAGAAATTGCTGGCCTGATACATCAATATTTTCCAGACAGTAAAACAATCGGCTGCTTTTCGCGGATAACGGATATTGCGCTGAAAACGGATGGAGAACTTGTACAGCTAAAAAATGCCGGATATGACGGTCTGACTATTGGTATTGAAACTGGCGATGACGAAGCACTTACATTTATGAACAAAGGGTATGCTTCGGCAGATATTATCACTCAATGCAGGCGTTTAGACGATGCGGGGATTAGCTATAACTTTTTCTATCT comes from the Eubacteriaceae bacterium Marseille-Q4139 genome and includes:
- a CDS encoding radical SAM protein; protein product: MHYTGTIWRPPYEVSSLLLEATAGCTHHQCKFCTLYDDLPFKFKMTPLEDMESDLKEAKGQLRLLIGHKISRIFLTGANPFVLKASRLLEIAGLIHQYFPDSKTIGCFSRITDIALKTDGELVQLKNAGYDGLTIGIETGDDEALTFMNKGYASADIITQCRRLDDAGISYNFFYLTGVSGAGRGEFGAKATAAVCNQLHPKIIGASMLTIYPNSELYGEIQKGNWKEELEIEKYKELKTLVENLNIPVWFAAMGASNAIPIQGTLPEDTRKVLNVLEQIIGSVDEGELRHYRKNLRHL
- a CDS encoding winged helix-turn-helix transcriptional regulator yields the protein MRKKKLAIERCATISTVQKLLGGKWKLEILYYMGVKNIQRFGELRRHIGDITESSLTKQLRELEADGFISRFDYKEVPPRVEYSLTDLGKSFLPVLDVIKEWGEQNLNISG
- a CDS encoding GyrI-like domain-containing protein is translated as MKIEEFKNITIAYMRRTGSYGPENKILMENFKEYLKEKHLLDQDSVILGIALDNPAVTEKDKLRYDVGLIISEDRSTELSIRKIPDGIYAVFELPHTEQDVACFWSNIQQSAGNLPIDETKPIIERYSADKIAKHLCEFCIPLKAAKFSCPKYTLIR